The region TGACCCGGTCCAGTTCATGGTtctgaacacccaggtactgaTCAGAGTCCACTCTCTCTACATCAGGTCTCAGGATGTTCTCCTGGGTCAGAGAGGTGGTTCTGGACCTGAGGaggtcctccagcagctcctttgttcCCCTGCGTTTAACCtgaggaggttctgctggtacCGGTCCACAAAGTTCTGGACTCCCTGTCTGTCCTCCTCTGTGATGATGACGTATTAATCAGGATTAACAGGAAGTGGTGACTGAAAGTGTTCTGGTGATTTCCTACAACTCCCAGCAGCCCCCTCGGTCCGCCGCCACGTCCCCGCCTCACCTGCTGTTGCCACAGCAACGCAACAACTCCAGACCTGCAGCGATCCTCTCGCCGTTTAACCGCCTCCACCCCGTTTCTCCCGGTTTTTCCCGGTTTCTCCCGGTTTGTCCCGGTTTGTCCCGGTTTCTCCCGGTTTGTCCCGGTTTCTCCCGGTTTGTCCCGGTCTAACCCCGCAGATGACGGCGCGGCCCCGGTACTTCACCGCCTCGGAGGTGGCCTGTCACCGCAGCTCAGCCGACCTGTGGGTCTCCTTCCTGGGCAGAGTGTGCGACCTGAGCCCGCTGGTGAGCCGCTACCACGGTGAGGAGAACGCCGCGCTGCGGCAGGTTGACCTTCTGCTCATAGTCAGACTACCTGAGATAGAGCTCACCTGGTCACATGGTCACCTGGTCACCTGGTCACATGGTCAGCTCACCTGGTCACCTGGTCACATGATCACCTGGTCACATGATCAGAATGTGGGAGAGCATCTCTGCAGGCAGCCTGGAGGTCTCTGGGTGCAGAGGTGGACCTCAGGCGGTGGTCAGGAGGAAGGATGGTCAGGTCTGGACCTGAGCTCCCTGCAGGAGGTCCaccctgctcctcctgctggtGCTGGTGGAGTCCATGGGGAGCAGCACCATGGACTCCACCAGCACCAGCAGGAGGTCCaccctgctcctcctgctggtGCTGGTGGAGTCCAGGGGGAGCAGCACCATGGACCCCACCAGCACCTGCAGGAGGTCCaccctgctcctcctgctggtGCTGGTGGAGTCCAGGGGGAGCAGCACCATGGACCCCACCAGCACCTGCAGGAGGTCCaccctgctcctcctgctgctcctggtgGGGTCCATGGGGAGCAGCCCCCTGGTGGCCCTCAGTGATGGATGTGTTTCTGTCTGCAGGAGATGTTCTGCTGCTTCCCATCTTGGAGTGTGCAGGAAAGGACATCAGCAGCTGGTTTGACCCCAGGACCAAAGACGTGAGTGTTGCTGAAGGTTCTCCCAGGGTTCCTGGACTAGATGTTAGAGGAGAAGTTCTGACACCAGCTCCTTAACCTTTTGCTCTTCatgagaccagaaccagagtccAGCTGAACGCAGAACTTTAACTgcagatgttctggttctggcctcagaggttcttcagagaacatccagcagacgggtcagggaggaggttctggtccatttccagcaggtcaggttctacagaacctacAGGAGGGAGAGTCTGTCAGCAGGACATCTGTTGATCATGGACCAATCTGACCTTTATGGAGGAGTTTCCAGATCAGAAGAAGTTTCCTTCAAAAGAGCAAAGGAGCTGGAGACCGATCTCTGGAAGGACTGAGGACTGAGGACTGTGTCCATAAAGGAACAGACCAGCCTGAGGATGTTCACAGTgagacacggtggtggcagcatcatgctgcgggacgggggagctggtcagagctgatggaagatggatggagctaaagcaGGAGGAGAACCTGTTAGATGCTGCAGAAGGTCCACCAGCTGCAGGTCCTGCAGCTGGTCCACCAGAAGGTccagctgcaggtccaccagaaGGTCCTCTTCACTGTGTTCTAACCTTCTTCTGACCAGTTCTCCCATTTATGGAGGTTAAAGTTCACGCTGTTGGCTTCCAGCCCAGTGTTCCATGTTTTTAGGAGGAATTATCACGTTAACTGTTTGTGTTATTCTCTGATGAAGACAACGTACCAGAGCTACTGACGTCTACGTCTCTGTTCCCTCAGTCCTGCTAGTGATGGAACCAGGCTCACCGTTTACCTGCCAGGTAAACAGAGACAGGtaaacaggaaccaggaagtaacgAAGCAAAGCGTCAGAGGACACTCCAGGTGTCCCTCCCACATGTGATCACTGGTGTCCTGCTAGCAGCGCTAACGTGTCTCACTTTAGTGATAACAACCTTTGGGTGAACAATGAGTCCCACATCAGGCTGTCCCACATCCAGGCTGTCCCACTTCAGGCTGTCCCACATCCAGCTGTCCCACAACCAGATGTCCCATTTCAGACTGTCCCACACCAGGCTGTCCCACAGCCAGCTGTCCCATTTCAGGCTGTCCCACATCCAGCTGTCCCACTTCAGACTGTCCCACAACCAGATGTCCCACATCCAGCTGTCCCACAACCAGATGTCCCATTTCAGACTGTCCCACACCAGGCTGTCCCACAGCCAGCTGTCCCATTTCAGGCTATCCCACATCCAGGTGTCCCATACCAGACTGTCCCACATCCAGCTGTCCCACTTCAGGCTGTCCCACAGCCAGCTGTCCCATATCAGGCTGTCCTACTTCAGGCTGTCCCACAGCCAGCTGTCCCACTTCAGGCTGTCTCATTTCAGGCTGTCCCACACCAGGCTGTCCCACAGCCAGCTGTCCCATTTCAGGCTGTCCCACATCCAGGTGTCCCATACCAGACTGTCCCACATCCAGCTGTCCCACTTCAGGCTGTCCCACAGCCAGCTGTCCCATATCAGGCTGTCCTACTTCAGGCTGTCCCACAGCCAGCTGTCCCACCTTAGGCTGTCCCACATCAGGCTGTCCCATGTCATAGGTTCTCTGAGGCGTTTAGGTTCTCTAAAGCGTTTAGGTTCTCTGAGGCGTTTAGGTTCTCTGAGGCGTTTAGGTTCTCTGAGGCGTTTAGGTTCTCTAAAGAGTTTAGGTTCTCTGAGGCGTTTAGGTTCTCTGAGGCGTTTAGGTTCTCTAAAGCGTTTAGGTTCTCTGAGGCGTTTAGGTTCTCTGAGGCGTTTAGGTTCTCTGAGGCGTTTAGGTTCTCTAAAGCGTTTAGGTTCTCTGAGGCGTTTAGGTTCTCTGAGGCGTTTAGGTTCTCTGAGGCGTTTAGGTTCTGTAAAGCATTTAGGTTCTCTGAGGCGTTTAGGTTCTCTGAGGCGTTTAGGTTCTCTAAAGCGTTTAGGTTCTCTGAGGCGTTTAGGTTCTCTAAAGCGTTTAGGTTCTCTGAGGCGTTTAGGTTCTCTAAAGCGTTTAGGTTCTCTAAAGAGTTTAGGTTCTCTAAAGCGTTTAGGTTCTCTAAAGCGTTTAGGTTCTCTAAAGCGTTTAGGTTCTCTGAGGCGTTTAGGTTCTCTGAGGCGTTTAGGTTCTCTGAGGCGTTTAGGTTCTCTAAAGCGTTTAGGTTCTCTGAGGCGTTTAGGTTCTCTAAAGCGTTTAGGTTCTCTGAGGCGTTTAGGTTCTCTAAAGCGTTTAGGTTCTCTAAAGCGTTTAGGTTCTCTAAAGCGTTTAGGTTCTCTGAGGCGTTTAGGTTCTCTGAGGCGTTTAGGTTCTCTGAGGCGTTTAGGTTCTCTAAAGCGTTTAGGTTCTCTAAAGCGTTTAGGTTCTCTGAGGCGTTTAGGTTCTCTAAAGCGTTTAGGTTCTCTAAAGCGTTTAGGTTCTCTGAGGCGTTTAGGTTCTCTGAGGCGTTTAGGTTCTCTAAAGCGTTTAGGTTCTCTAAAGCGTTTAGGTTCTCTAAAGCGTTTAGGTTCTCTGAGGCGTTTAGGTTCTCTAAAGCGTTTAGGTTCTCTGAGGCGTTTAGGTTCTCTGAAGCGTTTAGGTTCTCTAAAGCGTTTAGGTTCTCTAAAGCGTTTAGGTTCTCTAAACGGTTTAAAGAGTTAATTTCTATGAATGGACTAACGAAGACGTTGAATCCAGCTGGGACCACCAGGTAAACCCACCAGGTAAACCCACCTGAGATGTTTCCTGCTGTCTTCAGGTCCTGCGGTGCGTGGACCCTCTGACCTGCTGCCAGCGGTACTACACCCCCAGGGGGCGCTTCCTGCACGTCCCCCCCGCCGGCCCCCGCTGCGACTGGGACACGGACATCGGGGAGCCGTGGTGGAGGGACCGCAGGTACGTGGTGGGGAAGCTGTCGGCTAAGACCAGGTGGATCCGGATCATCAACACGCTGACGTCCCAGGAGCAGCTGCTGGAGGTGAGCACTTCCACCAGGTGCACTCTGGGTAATGGAGTCTGCTCCTCTGACTCACAGAGTCTCTCCTGGCTCCTCAGGTGTGCTCTGAGGAGACTCTAGAGGAAATCCTGCGGCGCTACCTGCGCTACAACAGCCACGCCCGCAGCTACACCTGGAAGTTCAACGGCGAGGCGCTGGACATGGGCAAGACGCTGAGAGACAACGGCGTGGTGGACGATGACCAGGAGCTGGAGCACCTGAGGCTGGACAGAGACCTCTTCATCCCCGCCGTCCTGCTCCACTTCAACGATGACCTCACGGACGGATGATGTCATCGCTGTGAcctcacacctgcagcgggaCGTTAAACAGACTCTCTGTGCAGAAAGACTTGCTCACCCTGAAATATTAAACTTCAACTTCCTGATGTTTAATCCACCAGGTCATGTGATCATATGTCTGGATACACCTGCATACACCTGCTTACTCTTGTATAAACCTGCATACACCTTTATACACCTGTATACACCTGCTTACTCTTGTATAAACCTGCATACACCTTTATACACCTGTATTCAGCTTCATACACCTTTGCACACCTGCATACACCTGCTTACTTTTGTATAAACCTGCATACACCTTTATACACCTGTATACACCTGCATACTCCTGCATACACCTGTATTCCCCTTAATACACCTTTATACTCCTGTATACACCTGTATTCACCTTTATACACCTGTATACACCTTAATACTCCTGCATACACCTGAATACACCTGCGTACACCTTTATACACCTGTATACACCTTTATACTCCTGCATACACCTCTTTACACCTGCGTACACCTGCATACACCTGTATTCACCTTTATACACCTGTATACACCTTTATACTCCTGCATACACCTGAATACACCTGCATACACCTGTATTCACCTTTATACACCTGTATACTCCTGTATACACCTTTATACACCTGTATACACCTTTATACTCCTGCATACACCTGAATACACCTGCGTACACCTTTATACACCTGTATACACCTTTATACTCCTGCATACACCTCTTTACACCTGCGTACACCTGCATACACCTGTATTCACCTTTATACTCCTGCATACACCTGAATACACCTGCATACACCTGTATACACCTTTATACTCCTGCATACACCTGTATTCCCCTTTATACTCCTGTATACACCTGCATCTACCTGTATACACCTTTATACTCCTGCATACACCTGTAAACACCTGCATACACCTTTATACACCTGTATTCCCCTTTATACACCTGTTTTCACCTTTATACACCTGCATATACCTTTATACTCCTTTGTACACCTGACTATTTAACCCGCCCACACCAGCTCATCAGGTCCAGCCTGGTGCTGCCTGACTCCGTCTCTCTGAGCAGAACCGTTCCCACTGCAGCTTCATGGCGTCTTTCagggaccgggtcagaacctgtGACCCAGCAGGACCTTTAGCCCAGGTTGGTCTTTGGATCCTCCAGAACCGCCTCTTGGATTCTGAAGAGTTCTCGTTGTCCCTCTAACAGGCCCACAGCTCCATCTGTTGTTCCACAGCAGCTTCACAGCACAGACTAAAGGTGGGATCATTTTATCCTCCTCAGAACGAGAAGATTCTTGGTGCAataaaggattttatttattacttattatttactcttatttattatttacatttattttaagcctCTGATGTTCTTCAGTCAGGGTGTAACAACATGTAACCGCTGCAGTAGGTCCTGACCACAGCACAGATCTGATCCGTCCTCCTTCTTCTACCTGCTGCAAAGCTCTCCAGGTCAGTCTGGAGGCATCTCACCAGGTTCCTAAGCCAGAAGGTGGAGGAACCTGGTGAGCTGCAGGCTGGAGAACGTCCAGGACCTCCTACACACAGATAGACTTCAGATTCCTCCTGTACATTCAcaacataataataaacaatttcATTAAAAGGCTCCAAGGACAAACAGAAGACAAACGAGAAACTTTATAAACATCAGTAAATGTCAGGAAGGTAGCAGAAAACCAgcatccccccccccagtgtcctgtctagcaatgtggcaatgatttatgcatgtaaatagttttattgtgattcctgcagggagaatttcaaattatatggacatgacaatgggagagtaaaggaagaacaaaaagtgaaagaaaagaaaaaaaagagtagaggtgaaagaaagaggagataaaaggaagagaatgataaaatgtcctctgtctgctccatcacctggaaagagacacaaaaagaacagcacaaccaacagacataaagcaacagatacactcgaataacacctagatgccattgctaaatcatatatattattatgtaagctgacatgtgtaatgtgatatttgaaaaaagaaagtaaaagagaataagtaaataaattatagcctttctgtatataagtgaacatttaatacctgggacccagcacctgtgggagatgtgaaactgcactagtttaggtgaagattatccagaaatagcttgatagtgattgtggagaaccaaagacccaccttccccgagcacagaggcaggcgtcaggggacccgtaaccccggactcccaaaggggccctcaaagcaggtcgcccaggaggggccgacacaggatatctgcaccCCCAACTTCTCCAGAGGCctctggggcctctggccccttTTTGGGAAGAGCAGTGGCATCAGCCCCAGTCCCTGCAAGCCGCCTGGGACtgggggacatttttttttctgtttgtagaaaaaacattttctatgaACAGAGACGCTGGGTGTGGGACAACATGAATAAATCAGAAATGTGTATCTGCCGCTCTCCATCGTCTCTGTTgcacctgtccaccaggtgttTGACCTCCTCTCTGTGGGTCATCATTGTCCTGATGGGACCCTCCACTGTCCAGTCGTCTCCATACCTGATGAAGTGGTTCACGCTGAGGAGCAGTGGGCCCGGTCCACAGCCCTGGGGGGGGCTGGTGCTGTGGTCCAGCTACAGGGGGGTGTTGGGTCCAGGGGTCCAGTCTGTCCCCAGGTTCTGGTGGAGGACTGTGGTGAGCTAAAGTCCAGGATCAGAGTACCCTCCATGGGGGTGCAGTTGTTCTCCAGGAGACGTGTCCTCTGTGGAGCGCTAAGCAAACCTGAGCAAACAGCCATGGACACCAGGTCTACAGCGTATAATGGGTCAGGTTCTGATTCTGGGGCCATGGACCGGTTCCAGGTCACATTCTGACCGGTCCCTTTATAAACCGGTTGTTGTGATCTTCTGTGGACCGGGTTCTGAGTGCAGAGCGTGTGAGCCCGGTGTCCTACAGGCTTTTTGGGGAAGTGTGGAGTGAGAGTCAGTTCCTTCCTCAGGAATCTGCTCTGGTGAAAAGGAGAAGTTCTGCAGAAACATGATGAGTGGACATTTTCACCCAcaagggaggaagaggaggaggagcagcctGGTGTTTCTGGAGAAGCTCAGCAGAAAACCGTTGGGTCCTCCAGAGGCAGCAACCCAGAGAGGAGCAGCTTCAAGCTTCATCTGAAGGTGTTGAGACAGGTGAGACCTTTAACCTGACGTTCTTTAGACCGCTCCAGAGTTTGACCTGTGGCAGGAACAGTGTTCTTCCCTCGGTTCTAGATGTTCCTCACCTCCGCTCAGTTCTTCTGCAGCTGGAGTGTTGACCTTCCTGTCAAAGAGGCTCTGAAGCTCAGCTAGCAGACGGAAACATCTCCACCATGTTCAACGACTTCATGGAGAAGGACCCGGACCGCTGCGCCCTCTGGATCAAAGGTCTGAGAGGGAAGGCCAGGGATGGAGatgttttttatctgtttctgaCTCTAATGGCCTGCCTGTCCCCCTGTCCCCCTGTCTGTCCCTCTGTCCCCCTGTCCCTCTGTCTGTCCCTCTGTCTCCACGTCCGTCTCCATGTCCACGTCTCAGAGAGTCCTCCTGGCTCGGCCTCTGGGCCCCTCAGGTTCAGACGCTGGTTGTTTCCTGCGGTGATGGTTGCTGTGGTCTTTGTCCTCATGGTGGTGCTGGGACTCACCAGTAGGTACTCACACATCTGCTTTAGCCCTGACCTGTGGGGGACCATCTGTGGGGGACAGAAGACCTAAAGTTAAATCCAGAGCTGAGCGGTTTagttcagctccttcttcatcATGAACACACAGCAGTGGACATACTGCTGACATTAATGACCATCTAGAGGAGATCCTGGTTTCTGGTCCTCTGTAGAGGGTAAACGGTAAAATGGTGATGGACTCTACTTAtttagcacttttccagtcatactaaACACTCAGAGGGTGCAGTTAGTTCTTTCAATGGTCACATGGAGACGGTATGTCTGAGTAACTCCAGACCAGATGTAATGTCCAcctcctgctgctgtttttcatatttttctataAAATGAAGGTAAATCCAGCAATTTATTAAAATCTGAGCAaatattaaaggtagagtctgtgatttttctggaagcttccccaagtccctttttgaataactctACATGCGTTAGACCGtcttacctgtttttctgctCTTCAGGGGAATTGCTTGAAAAAAATCTTCTCTGGTCTTCTTTCTTTAtacttcctcttcttctcattaaCATGAACGCTGTTTGTTTGATGCGACTCTccgccatgttcaaagtctacggtgagagcagcggagctacaatgaacggctaactgctaagctaactgctaagctaactgctaagctaaccactaagctaactgctaagctaaccactaggctaactgctaagctaaccactaagctaaccactaagctaacagctaaactaaccactaagctaactgctaagctaaccactaagctaactgctaagctaaccactaagctaactgctaagctaactactaagctaactgctaagctaaccactaagctaaccactaggctaactgctaagctaaccactaagctaatcgctaagctaaccactaagctaactgctaagctaaccactaagctaactgctaagctaacagctaaaCTAACCATaaagttaagataagataagataagatagtctttattgatctcacaatggaaaaattcactcgtcacatcggctcatacaagaaggtgcagagtagggaaggtgcattcagttatatacagtgaatcttcatatatacaatggatcagaaagaataccaaaaaatacaaaaaaggaaataggaatgggcatatggtgtctcatttacattcttagtggtctatatatatatatatatataaacatatctatatacttaaatatatacatatatctatgctcctacttacatacgcacctacgcgtatgtacgtgcatatacattgtatacatttgtacatacatacatacatacatacatgtgggctgacttatgttcaggtgttgatagcagcagaagtcactacatcaggataattgcacgggttgtaggacagtgtataaatagattattgcaccttggttattgcacattagttagccactaagctaactggatacacaaacactagaagtgcgcagccagcaagcagaaactaactaGAAAGGAGctcactggcgttacgtgagcgtgtcagaGAATTACgtcatgtgggacaaccaataagAGGATTCCCCcagaacctgagggacagaggaggtgagagcagaaccagaactctgaccaatccctgacATTCGGACCGAACGGCAGCGATTGGTcggtttttacaggcctgcagattttaacttcctttttctgaatacataatgtatttactactgtcaggatgagtttaccaaataaaacaaaaagtgtgtCTGAACAGGATCACCAGCTACAGCTTTAatgtaaatgtgttaaaaagggacaaaagcAGAATGTTTATCACGTCTAAAGGTACTTAGAGCTCCTTCTTCCCCACCTGGACTCGTGTTCTGGTCAATGGTTCTTCACGGTTCCATGGTTCTACTGTAGTTTCATGCTTTAACCAGACCTTCAGGGGGAACTGGAACATGTTGGTGGAGCCAGCGGTTCTGTACCGGCTGTGAGGCTCAGGTCCAGTGACGGTTCTGTTTGTGATCAGACAGGAAGACCTCGGACCGCCTGTGGTCTGCAGAGGAAGAGGTCTCCAGTCTGGACGCCAGGATGGAGACCCTGAATGCATCTCTGCAGCAGGCTCACGGTAAACCGTAGATCTGCCACTGCTGgcctttcagaataaaagcagtcTGGTTCTTGTGTAGCAGCCCAGAAGCTGTGGTCAGCAGAAATGTTCTGGTTCCGTTTGCACTTTAAACTCAGAACATTTTGTCTGCCAGAGTCCATCAAAGACCTCCATCCGCTGCAGTGGTCCATTCAGAACAACAAGGACCGCCTGTCCTCAGGTGTGTGAGTTCTCAGTAACAGTCAGAACTCTGTGggccggatcagaaccagcaacCTCTGTGTGTGTTCAGTGGAGGCGGCGCTGCAGCAGCTGTCCGGCCTCGACCCGCTGCGCAGGAAGGTGGACGGCCTGAAATGTTCGCTGGAACGCCTCATCAGCAACGGTACGGACAGAGACGTTCATGTCCTCACCCCGTCAGGACAGAGACGTTCATGTCCTCACCCCGTCAGGACAGAGACGTTCATGTCCTCACCCCGTCAGGACAGAGACGTTCATGTCCTCACCCTGTCAGGACAGAGACATCAGTGTCCTCACCCCGTCAGCCCGGCTCAGTGTCTCCGTGTCCGTCTCAGGCTCAGCCGCCGGACCGTGTTGTCCTCTGGACTGGGTTCCCTTCGGCTCGGACTGCTACTTCTTCAGCCGTCAGACTCTACCCT is a window of Fundulus heteroclitus isolate FHET01 unplaced genomic scaffold, MU-UCD_Fhet_4.1 scaffold_41, whole genome shotgun sequence DNA encoding:
- the LOC105922226 gene encoding cytochrome b5 domain-containing protein 1 yields the protein MTARPRYFTASEVACHRSSADLWVSFLGRVCDLSPLVSRYHGDVLLLPILECAGKDISSWFDPRTKDVLRCVDPLTCCQRYYTPRGRFLHVPPAGPRCDWDTDIGEPWWRDRRYVVGKLSAKTRWIRIINTLTSQEQLLEVCSEETLEEILRRYLRYNSHARSYTWKFNGEALDMGKTLRDNGVVDDDQELEHLRLDRDLFIPAVLLHFNDDLTDG
- the LOC118560222 gene encoding uncharacterized protein LOC118560222 isoform X2; the encoded protein is MSPTSGCPTSRLSHFRLSHIQLSHNQMSHFRLSHTRLSHSQLSHFRLSHIQLSHFRLSHNQMSHIQLSHNQMSHFRLSHTRLSHSQLSHFRLSHIQVSHTRLSHIQLSHFRLSHSQLSHIRLSYFRLSHSQLSHFRLSHFRLSHTRLSHSQLSHFRLSHIQVSHTRLSHIQLSHFRLSHSQLSHIRLSYFRLSHSQLSHLRLSHIRLSHVIGSLRRLGSLKRLGSLRRLGSLRRLGSLRRLGSLKSLGSLRRLGSLRRLGSLKRLGSLRRLGSLRRLGSLRRLGSLKRLGSLRRLGSLRRLGSLRRLGSVKHLGSLRRLGSLRRLGSLKRLGSLRRLGSLKRLGSLRRLGSLKRLGSLRRLGSLRRLGSLRRLGSLKRLGSLRRLGSLKRLGSLRRLGSLKRLGSLKRLGSLKRLGSLRRLGSLRRLGSLRRLGSLKRLGSLKRLGSLRRLGSLKRLGSLKRLGSLRRLGSLRRLGSLKRLGSLKRLGSLKRLGSLRRLGSLKRLGSLRRLGSLKRLGSLKRLGSLKRLGSLNGLKS
- the LOC105922222 gene encoding C-type lectin domain family 10 member A; the protein is MFNDFMEKDPDRCALWIKESPPGSASGPLRFRRWLFPAVMVAVVFVLMVVLGLTNRKTSDRLWSAEEEVSSLDARMETLNASLQQAHESIKDLHPLQWSIQNNKDRLSSVEAALQQLSGLDPLRRKVDGLKCSLERLISNGSAAGPCCPLDWVPFGSDCYFFSRQTLPWSQAKSWCETKDAHLVILHTDQEWDFVTKNSVPHLYWVGLTDGRTGKWEWVNQTPYVMQRRRWVPGQPDAWTGHGLGPDDEDCAHLHRDGRLNDRHCSLSTRYICQKHSRAT
- the LOC118560222 gene encoding uncharacterized protein LOC118560222 isoform X4; this translates as MSPTSGCPTSRLSHFRLSHIQLSHNQMSHFRLSHTRLSHSQLSHFRLSHIQLSHFRLSHNQMSHIQLSHNQMSHFRLSHTRLSHSQLSHFRLSHIQVSHTRLSHIQLSHFRLSHSQLSHIRLSYFRLSHSQLSHFRLSHFRLSHTRLSHSQLSHFRLSHIQVSHTRLSHIQLSHFRLSHSQLSHIRLSYFRLSHSQLSHLRLSHIRLSHVIGSLRRLGSLKRLGSLRRLGSLRRLGSLRRLGSLKSLGSLRRLGSLRRLGSLKRLGSLRRLGSLRRLGSLRRLGSLKRLGSLRRLGSLRRLGSLKRLGSLRRLGSLKRLGSLRRLGSLKRLGSLRRLGSLRRLGSLRRLGSLKRLGSLRRLGSLKRLGSLRRLGSLKRLGSLKRLGSLKRLGSLRRLGSLRRLGSLRRLGSLKRLGSLKRLGSLRRLGSLKRLGSLKRLGSLRRLGSLRRLGSLKRLGSLKRLGSLKRLGSLRRLGSLKRLGSLRRLGSLKRLGSLKRLGSLKRLGSLNGLKS
- the LOC118560222 gene encoding uncharacterized protein LOC118560222 isoform X1, with product MSPTSGCPTSRLSHFRLSHIQLSHNQMSHFRLSHTRLSHSQLSHFRLSHIQLSHFRLSHNQMSHIQLSHNQMSHFRLSHTRLSHSQLSHFRLSHIQVSHTRLSHIQLSHFRLSHSQLSHIRLSYFRLSHSQLSHFRLSHFRLSHTRLSHSQLSHFRLSHIQVSHTRLSHIQLSHFRLSHSQLSHIRLSYFRLSHSQLSHLRLSHIRLSHVIGSLRRLGSLKRLGSLRRLGSLRRLGSLRRLGSLKSLGSLRRLGSLRRLGSLKRLGSLRRLGSLRRLGSLRRLGSLKRLGSLRRLGSLRRLGSLRRLGSVKHLGSLRRLGSLRRLGSLKRLGSLRRLGSLKRLGSLRRLGSLKRLGSLKRLGSLRRLGSLRRLGSLRRLGSLKRLGSLRRLGSLKRLGSLRRLGSLKRLGSLKRLGSLKRLGSLRRLGSLRRLGSLRRLGSLKRLGSLKRLGSLRRLGSLKRLGSLKRLGSLRRLGSLRRLGSLKRLGSLKRLGSLKRLGSLRRLGSLKRLGSLRRLGSLKRLGSLKRLGSLKRLGSLNGLKS
- the LOC118560222 gene encoding uncharacterized protein LOC118560222 isoform X3, coding for MSPTSGCPTSRLSHFRLSHIQLSHNQMSHFRLSHTRLSHSQLSHFRLSHIQLSHFRLSHNQMSHIQLSHNQMSHFRLSHTRLSHSQLSHFRLSHIQVSHTRLSHIQLSHFRLSHSQLSHIRLSYFRLSHSQLSHFRLSHFRLSHTRLSHSQLSHFRLSHIQVSHTRLSHIQLSHFRLSHSQLSHIRLSYFRLSHSQLSHLRLSHIRLSHVIGSLRRLGSLKRLGSLRRLGSLRRLGSLRRLGSLKSLGSLRRLGSLRRLGSLKRLGSLRRLGSLRRLGSLRRLGSLKRLGSLRRLGSLRRLGSLRRLGSVKHLGSLRRLGSLRRLGSLKRLGSLRRLGSLKRLGSLRRLGSLRRLGSLRRLGSLRRLGSLKRLGSLRRLGSLKRLGSLRRLGSLKRLGSLKRLGSLKRLGSLRRLGSLRRLGSLRRLGSLKRLGSLKRLGSLRRLGSLKRLGSLKRLGSLRRLGSLRRLGSLKRLGSLKRLGSLKRLGSLRRLGSLKRLGSLRRLGSLKRLGSLKRLGSLKRLGSLNGLKS